In Helianthus annuus cultivar XRQ/B chromosome 3, HanXRQr2.0-SUNRISE, whole genome shotgun sequence, a single window of DNA contains:
- the LOC110868907 gene encoding pentatricopeptide repeat-containing protein At2g18940, chloroplastic, which yields MEGTFLPNRPALPLQLTKPTQSNPQQRHGFNPTTLPPQPPSPKSFAIDPLLQHLIHLSSPPPPATTHNQKPIQSVKTSNTHVLKTSNLSRKHGFKNTHFKKSCTSSVLTLEDPKIESLDVDDVENVEKSLAFLSKEGKFVLDCILEQSLSGLNVFLYSVKFKLVEVDLVSVIKGLDLLGNWEKALCLFEWMVECSKSGQSSQSGQSLNLDNQVVELMVKILGRESQHRTISNLFDEFDVFDVVDCSLDVRALTTILHAHSCSRKYHKAIHMFKRMKEHGLSPNLVTYNVMLDVYGKMGRSWDKILDLLVEMKAEGLEFDEFTCSTVISACGREGLLEEAKSFFANLKAQNYKPGTVTYNSLLQVFGKVGMYLEALNIVKEMEENNCPLDLVTYNELVAAYVRAGFNEEGANVIDTMIQKGVKPNAITYTTVIDAYGKCGNAEKALKLFNLMKKSGCVPNVCTYNSILGMLGRRSRSDEMMEILLDMKTNRVSPNRVTWNTMLAMCGNKGMHLHVNWVLREMKSCGFEPDRDTFNTLISAYGRCGLEVDANEVYQEMIKVGFNPCVTTYNALLNALARKGDWKAAESVILDMKSKGFKPSETSYSLMLNCYSKGQNLKGLDLMAKEIYEGRIFPSWMLLRTLILANFKCRSLTGMEKAFHELSKHGYKPDLVIFNSMLSIYARNRIYDEARKMLNLIYNSGLQPDLVTFNTLMDMYARTGECWEAEEILKNIQKLGRQPDLVSYNTVIKGFCRQGLMEEARRVLSEMTNNGIRPCIVTYNTFVAGFAAQGLFSEVNDVISYMIEHSCKPNMLTYKTIVDGYCRAKKYQEALEFVGNIRKTDSSFDEQNLRTLASHARSSVVL from the coding sequence ATGGAGGGCACCTTCCTCCCAAACAGACCAGCTCTCCCTCTACAACTAACCAAACCCACACAATCAAACCCACAACAAAGACATGGGTTCAACCCCACAACTCTCCCgccacaaccaccatcaccaaAATCTTTCGCCATTGACCCACTGTTGCAACACCTCATCCACCTCTCATCTCCGCCGCCTCCCGCCACCACCCACAATCAGAAGCCTATCCAATCTGTGAAAACAAGCAATACCCATGTGCTAAAAACAAGTAATTTGTCAAGAAAACATGGATTCAAGAATACCCATTTCAAGAAAAGTTGTACAAGTTCAGTTCTTACCCTTGAAGATCCAAAGATTGAATCTTTGGatgttgatgatgttgaaaaTGTTGAAAAGTCTCTTGCTTTTCTTTCAAAAGAGGGTAAGTTTGTGTTGGATTGTATTTTGGAACAGTCTTTATctggtttgaatgtgtttttgtATTCTGTTAAGTTTAAGCTGGTTGAGGTTGATTTGGTTAGTGTGATTAAGGGTTTGGATCTTTTAGGCAATTGGGAAAAAGCCCTTTGTTTGTTTGAATGGATGGTTGAGTGTTCAAAGAGTGGTCAAAGTAGTCAAAGTGGTCAAAGTTTGAATCTTGATAATCAAGTTGTTGAATTGATGGTGAAGATATTGGGTAGGGAGTCACAACATAGAACGATTTCGAACTTGTTTGATGAGTTTGATGTCTTTGATGTTGTGGATTGTTCGCTTGATGTTCGGGCTCTCACTACGATACTCCATGCGCATTCGTGTAGCCGGAAGTACCATAAGGCGATTCATATGTTTAAGCGGATGAAGGAACACGGACTTTCGCCGAATTTGGTTACGTACAATGTGATGTTGGATGTTTACGGGAAAATGGGTCGTTCGTGGGATAAAATATTGGATCTTTTAGTTGAAATGAAAGCCGAAGGGCTTGAATTCGATGAGTTCACGTGTAGTACGGTGATATCCGCATGTGGTAGAGAAGGATTGTTAGAAGAAGCGAAGAGCTTTTTCGCAAATTTAAAAGCGCAAAACTATAAACCGGGAACCGTTACTTACAATTCTTTACTCCAAGTGTTTGGGAAAGTGGGTATGTACTTAGAAGCGTTAAATATCGTAAAAGAAATGGAGGAAAACAATTGCCCGTTGGATTTAGTTACTTATAACGAGCTTGTAGCCGCTTATGTGCGAGCGGGATTCAATGAAGAAGGGGCTAATGTGATAGACACAATGATCCAAAAGGGCGTGAAACCAAATGCAATCACGTACACAACGGTTATAGATGCGTATGGGAAATGTGGAAATGCAGAAAAGGCGTTGAAATTGTTTAATCTAATGAAGAAATCCGGTTGTGTACCTAATGTTTGTACGTATAACTCGATTCTTGGAATGTTAGGTAGAAGATCAAGGTCCGATGAGATGATGGAGATTCTTCTCGATATGAAAACGAATCGCGTTTCACCTAACCGTGTCACGTGGAACACGATGCTTGCTATGTGCGGTAATAAGGGTATGCATCTTCACGTAAATTGGGTTTTACGAGAGATGAAAAGCTGCGGTTTTGAGCCGGATAGAGACACTTTCAATACGTTAATAAGCGCGTACGGGAGATGTGGGTTGGAAGTCGATGCTAACGAAGTTTATCAAGAAATGATAAAAGTCGGTTTTAATCCGTGTGTTACAACTTACAACGCGCTTTTGAATGCTTTGGCTCGTAAAGGAGATTGGAAAGCAGCCGAATCGGTTATTCTAGACATGAAAAGTAAAGGGTTTAAGCCGAGTGAAACATCGTATTCGTTGATGCTTAACTGTTACTCAAAAGGGCAAAATCTAAAAGGGTTAGATTTAATGGCAAAAGAAATATACGAAGGTCGAATCTTTCCAAGTTGGATGCTTCTTAGAACGCTAATTCTCGCAAATTTTAAGTGTCGATCGCTTACGGGGATGGAAAAAGCGTTTCACGAACTATCAAAACACGGGTATAAACCCGATCTCGTTATATTCAACTCTATGCTCTCGATTTACGCACGAAACAGGATTTACGACGAGGCCCGCAAGATGCTAAATTTAATCTACAACAGCGGGTTGCAGCCGGATCTTGTCACGTTCAACACGTTAATGGATATGTATGCAAGAACGGGCGAGTGTTGGGAAGCTGAAGAAATCCTTAAAAACATACAGAAGTTAGGTAGACAACCGGATCTTGTGTCGTATAATACCGTTATTAAAGGGTTTTGTAGACAGGGTTTGATGGAGGAAGCTAGAAGGGTACTTTCGGAAATGACAAATAACGGGATTCGGCCGTGTATTGTTACTTACAACACGTTTGTTGCGGGGTTTGCGGCTCAGGGGTTGTTTTCGGAAGTT